Proteins from one Chlorogloeopsis sp. ULAP01 genomic window:
- a CDS encoding ABC exporter membrane fusion protein, protein MSEQSISKPLTRRLIGLILTAAAITGAIAVYGISQFNLAGKPESATPETLPPVKKVAALGRLEPEGEVIHLSAPLALDGDRVAKILVKQGDNVQAGQVVAILDSQKRLQDAVMQAKEQVKMAQAKLAQVKAGAKTGEIQAQQANISRLQAERQTEIEAQQAAIARLVAEQKTEIQAQQAAIARLAAELQNATMEYQRHEKLYQEGALSASLRDSKRLSLQTAQEQFNEAQANLKRIQSSRQQQLAEARANLRRIQTSRQEELNSAKATLNQIAEVRPVDVQAAQTEVDSATAALQQAQTNLEQAYIRTPIAGQILKVHTRAGEKIADAGIADLGQTQQMAVVAEVYQTDIGKIKLGQQAVINSQAFSGELRGKVSEIGLQVNKQNVFSNQPGENLDRRVVEVRIRLNPEDSKRVSTLTNLQVQTAIEL, encoded by the coding sequence ATGTCTGAACAATCGATTTCAAAACCTTTGACTCGGCGACTGATTGGCTTGATATTGACTGCTGCTGCAATTACCGGAGCGATCGCTGTATATGGAATTTCCCAATTTAACTTAGCAGGTAAGCCTGAGTCTGCCACCCCGGAAACACTGCCTCCAGTCAAAAAAGTTGCAGCCCTTGGGCGTTTGGAGCCAGAAGGGGAAGTGATCCACCTGTCTGCACCTCTGGCTTTGGATGGCGATCGCGTGGCTAAAATACTTGTTAAACAGGGTGATAATGTACAAGCGGGGCAGGTAGTGGCAATTTTGGATTCGCAAAAACGCTTGCAAGACGCTGTCATGCAGGCAAAAGAGCAGGTAAAGATGGCTCAAGCAAAATTGGCACAGGTAAAAGCTGGAGCTAAAACAGGAGAAATTCAGGCACAACAGGCAAATATTAGCCGCTTGCAAGCCGAAAGACAAACGGAAATAGAGGCACAACAAGCAGCGATCGCCCGGTTAGTGGCAGAACAAAAGACAGAAATTCAAGCTCAACAAGCAGCGATCGCCCGGTTGGCGGCAGAATTGCAAAATGCCACTATGGAATACCAACGCCACGAAAAACTGTATCAAGAAGGCGCACTTTCAGCATCCTTGAGAGACAGTAAGCGCCTGAGTTTACAAACCGCACAGGAACAATTCAACGAAGCCCAAGCAAACCTCAAACGCATCCAATCATCGCGACAGCAGCAACTTGCCGAAGCCAGAGCAAACTTGAGACGCATTCAAACATCTCGCCAAGAAGAATTAAACTCTGCCAAAGCCACTCTTAACCAAATTGCTGAAGTTCGCCCGGTAGATGTGCAGGCAGCCCAGACAGAAGTAGATAGTGCCACAGCAGCACTTCAACAAGCACAAACGAACCTCGAACAAGCTTACATCCGCACCCCGATCGCTGGGCAAATTCTCAAAGTTCACACGCGAGCCGGAGAAAAAATTGCTGATGCAGGCATTGCGGATTTGGGGCAAACTCAGCAGATGGCGGTAGTTGCAGAAGTTTATCAAACTGACATCGGCAAAATTAAGCTAGGGCAGCAAGCGGTAATTAATAGTCAAGCATTTTCAGGAGAATTACGTGGCAAAGTTTCTGAAATTGGCTTGCAGGTGAACAAACAGAATGTCTTCAGTAATCAACCAGGAGAAAATTTAGATCGCCGTGTCGTAGAAGTGAGAATTCGCCTCAACCCTGAAGACAGTAAGCGAGTTTCTACCCTTACTAACTTACAGGTGCAGACAGCAATAGAATTGTAA
- a CDS encoding GNAT family N-acetyltransferase has translation MITSNLVQLERSQINQASEILTKAFDDDPVLNCLLSQSDRMKTNALKSLFKGILLTSLPYNHIYTTVGSLKGVAAWLPPNHSHLNIFHFLPTVFSLTFKLGFFKVGRLISTLSVLEKHHKRDLSQPHWYLNLLGVSPAHQGQGIGSLLLQPILQQADSQRLPCYVETSTPKAVCFYQKNGFEVLKTLDLLEASSLIWTMKREPLSIK, from the coding sequence ATGATCACTTCTAATCTTGTACAACTTGAGCGATCGCAAATTAATCAAGCAAGTGAAATTTTAACCAAGGCATTTGATGACGATCCGGTATTAAACTGTCTCCTTTCACAAAGCGATCGCATGAAAACAAATGCCCTTAAAAGCCTATTTAAAGGAATTTTACTTACTAGCTTGCCTTACAACCATATCTACACAACCGTAGGTAGCCTCAAAGGTGTTGCTGCTTGGTTACCTCCAAATCATTCTCACCTGAATATTTTTCATTTTTTGCCAACAGTATTTTCCTTAACTTTCAAATTGGGATTCTTCAAAGTAGGGCGATTGATATCAACACTCTCTGTATTGGAGAAACATCACAAACGCGATCTATCCCAACCACACTGGTATCTTAACCTTCTTGGTGTTTCACCTGCCCATCAAGGACAAGGAATTGGTAGTTTATTGCTACAGCCAATTCTTCAACAGGCAGATAGTCAACGTTTACCTTGCTACGTAGAAACTTCTACTCCAAAAGCTGTTTGCTTTTATCAAAAAAATGGTTTTGAAGTGCTGAAAACCCTTGATTTACTAGAAGCAAGCTCTCTGATTTGGACGATGAAACGAGAGCCTCTAAGTATCAAGTAG
- a CDS encoding DUF6463 family protein, translating into MFRVTGYLLIAISIIHILVGIWLFTEPLSEIVRNGVFNTTAPNPFAPYFDREDAFWYMMISPLLLTLGQLCCWAEAKGISLPAFLGWNLLGFSVIGIVIEPISGFWLLILPAVLILIESQKDSTRLTKPTEDVHENSVL; encoded by the coding sequence ATGTTTCGAGTCACTGGATATCTTTTGATCGCCATCAGCATTATTCATATCCTAGTTGGCATCTGGCTTTTTACTGAACCCCTTTCAGAGATAGTTCGCAATGGGGTATTCAATACAACTGCTCCTAACCCCTTTGCTCCTTATTTTGACCGAGAAGATGCCTTTTGGTACATGATGATTAGTCCACTACTTTTAACTTTAGGACAGCTATGTTGCTGGGCAGAAGCTAAGGGAATCAGTCTACCAGCTTTTCTCGGTTGGAATCTTTTAGGATTTTCTGTGATTGGAATAGTGATTGAGCCGATTTCTGGTTTCTGGCTCTTAATTCTGCCAGCAGTTCTCATACTCATTGAATCGCAAAAAGATAGCACTCGATTGACTAAACCCACGGAAGATGTACATGAAAATTCAGTTTTGTAG